From the genome of Desmodus rotundus isolate HL8 chromosome 2, HLdesRot8A.1, whole genome shotgun sequence, one region includes:
- the RAP2B gene encoding ras-related protein Rap-2b has translation MREYKVVVLGSGGVGKSALTVQFVTGSFIEKYDPTIEDFYRKEIEVDSSPSVLEILDTAGTEQFASMRDLYIKNGQGFILVYSLVNQQSFQDIKPMRDQIIRVKRYERVPMILVGNKVDLEGEREVSYGEGKALAEEWSCPFMETSAKNKASVDELFAEIVRQMNYAAQPNGDEGCCSACVIL, from the coding sequence ATGAGAGAGTACAAAGTGGTGGTGCTGGGCTCGGGCGGCGTGGGCAAGTCCGCGCTCACCGTGCAGTTCGTGACCGGCTCCTTCATCGAGAAGTACGACCCCACCATCGAGGACTTCTACCGAAAGGAGATCGAGGTGGACTCGTCGCCGTCGGTGTTGGAGATCCTGGACACGGCGGGCACGGAGCAGTTCGCGTCCATGCGGGACCTGTACATCAAGAACGGCCAGGGCTTCATCCTCGTCTACAGCCTGGTCAACCAGCAGAGCTTCCAGGACATCAAACCAATGCGGGACCAGATCATCCGCGTGAAGCGGTACGAACGCGTGCCCATGATCCTAGTGGGTAACAAGGTGGACCTGGAGGGCGAGCGCGAGGTCTCGTACGGCGAGGGCAAGGCCCTGGCCGAGGAGTGGAGCTGCCCCTTTATGGAGACGTCGGCCAAAAACAAAGCCTCGGTGGACGAGCTTTTCGCCGAGATCGTGCGGCAGATGAACTACGCGGCGCAGCCCAACGGCGACGAGGGCTGCTGCTCCGCCTGCGTGATCCTCTGA